Proteins encoded in a region of the Prochlorococcus marinus XMU1408 genome:
- the purU gene encoding formyltetrahydrofolate deformylase — protein MNIKTVILQFICPDKPGLVSDLASWIASKNGNIRHADHHTDADAKLFLSRIEWDLDGFMLDKNEINSEVTLLEKRLNGKAVLSFSDDFPNVAIFVSRQSHCLVDLLWRVKAGELCMNVPLVISNHSDLEEICSSFDIPFKLIKVDKNSKLDSESKILDLLNEYKIDLGVLAKYMQILSSSFLDKFPHLINIHHSFLPAFKGAQPYHQAWERGVKLIGATAHYVTQDLDAGPIIEQTISNVSHRDEVSDLIRKGRDLERVALARALRLHLRRQVIVYRGRTAVFT, from the coding sequence GTGAACATCAAAACAGTTATCTTGCAATTCATTTGTCCCGATAAGCCAGGACTAGTAAGTGATTTAGCGAGTTGGATTGCAAGCAAAAATGGGAATATAAGACATGCTGATCACCATACAGACGCTGATGCAAAATTGTTTCTAAGTCGGATCGAGTGGGATTTAGACGGTTTTATGCTTGATAAAAATGAAATAAATTCTGAAGTTACTTTACTTGAGAAACGATTGAACGGAAAAGCAGTCTTGAGTTTCTCTGATGATTTCCCCAATGTTGCAATATTTGTTAGCAGGCAGAGTCATTGCTTGGTTGATCTTTTATGGAGAGTTAAGGCAGGTGAATTATGTATGAATGTTCCCTTAGTTATTTCTAATCATTCAGACTTAGAGGAGATTTGCTCAAGCTTTGATATTCCTTTTAAGCTTATAAAAGTAGATAAAAATAGTAAATTAGATTCTGAAAGTAAAATATTAGATTTATTGAATGAGTACAAAATTGATTTAGGTGTTTTAGCAAAATATATGCAAATTTTAAGTAGTTCGTTTTTAGATAAGTTTCCTCATCTAATCAATATTCACCATTCTTTTCTACCTGCTTTTAAAGGTGCTCAACCATATCATCAGGCTTGGGAAAGAGGGGTAAAATTAATCGGTGCAACAGCCCATTATGTTACTCAAGACCTTGATGCCGGTCCCATCATCGAACAGACAATATCTAATGTCAGTCATCGTGATGAAGTATCAGATTTAATCAGAAAGGGTAGAGATTTGGAGCGAGTTGCTTTAGCAAGAGCTTTAAGGTTGCATTTAAGGCGGCAAGTAATTGTTTATAGGGGCAGAACGGCAGTATTTACATGA
- a CDS encoding O-antigen ligase family protein: MINNANFSTLKNNLLVNNGWRCFQIGVFFLPSSALISYIFLLIALFEGSFIRRDLYWRDYWNYPLVLTSLLMLVGCIRSQTGWLAWIGLFNWLPFFWCFWGFQPYLLTTERRRKCASWLVLGSLPVLITGFGQLWLGWKGPWELFDGLIIWFISPGGEPLGRLSGLFDYANITAAWLSGVWPFCFASVIRPFIFGRNRVIPFLLSVAFVLAMILTNSRNAWGAIFIGLPLVVGSASWSWLIPLMVICFIPIVIAVLPVFDAGLQQFARSIVPESIWMRLTDIQFVDTRPFEATRIGQWRIAFNLIFEKPLFGWGAAAFSIIYPLRTGLYHGHSHNLPLEIAISHGILVAILLNLFVFALLIISAYYKIFNKLRTQKNLIIDRAWWTSALILICFHATDIPMFDSRVNILGWLILIGLRCIIFNPDTDKIVFKEN, from the coding sequence ATGATTAATAATGCAAACTTCTCGACTTTAAAAAATAATTTATTAGTAAATAATGGCTGGAGATGTTTTCAGATTGGAGTATTTTTTTTACCTTCAAGTGCCTTAATTTCTTATATATTTTTGCTAATAGCTCTTTTTGAAGGAAGTTTTATAAGAAGGGACCTTTATTGGAGGGACTATTGGAATTATCCGCTAGTACTAACATCTTTATTAATGTTAGTTGGTTGTATTCGCTCTCAAACTGGTTGGTTAGCATGGATTGGTCTTTTTAATTGGTTGCCATTTTTTTGGTGCTTTTGGGGCTTTCAACCATATTTGTTAACTACTGAACGAAGAAGAAAATGTGCTTCTTGGCTGGTCTTAGGAAGTTTACCTGTTTTGATAACTGGCTTTGGTCAGTTGTGGCTTGGATGGAAGGGACCATGGGAGCTTTTTGATGGTTTAATTATTTGGTTTATTTCTCCAGGTGGAGAGCCTTTAGGCAGATTGTCAGGATTGTTTGATTACGCAAATATCACTGCTGCATGGTTGTCTGGTGTATGGCCATTCTGCTTTGCTTCTGTTATCCGTCCTTTTATTTTTGGAAGAAATAGAGTTATTCCTTTTCTTCTTTCGGTTGCATTTGTTTTAGCAATGATTTTGACGAATTCTCGAAATGCTTGGGGTGCAATTTTTATTGGATTGCCTTTGGTTGTTGGTTCAGCATCATGGAGTTGGTTAATACCTTTAATGGTTATTTGTTTTATTCCAATTGTTATTGCTGTTTTACCCGTATTTGATGCTGGATTACAACAATTTGCAAGAAGTATTGTGCCTGAATCAATTTGGATGAGATTAACTGATATTCAGTTTGTTGACACTAGACCATTCGAGGCAACACGTATTGGACAATGGAGAATTGCATTTAATTTAATTTTTGAAAAACCTTTATTTGGTTGGGGAGCAGCAGCCTTTTCAATTATTTATCCTTTAAGGACAGGTTTATATCATGGTCATTCTCATAACTTACCTTTAGAGATAGCAATAAGTCATGGTATTTTAGTTGCTATTTTACTAAATCTATTTGTTTTTGCTTTATTAATAATTTCGGCTTATTATAAAATATTTAATAAATTAAGAACTCAAAAAAATTTAATAATTGATCGAGCATGGTGGACATCTGCATTGATTCTTATTTGTTTCCATGCAACTGATATACCAATGTTTGATAGCAGGGTTAATATTTTAGGCTGGTTAATATTAATAGGTCTTAGATGTATCATTTTTAATCCTGATACGGATAAGATTGTGTTTAAAGAAAATTGA
- a CDS encoding diacylglycerol/polyprenol kinase family protein produces MPIQIAIFVIALWIITILVIAFLCKRFFPKKEELSRKIIHIGTGPVILLAWLFDIPKNIAFFSAFLVTIALGINYQYRLLPAIEDIERKSFGTIAYGISITLLLLFFWPNYSASISIGVLSMAFGDGLAGLIGRSINSPNWTVLGQTKSIAGTLTMGSIVAMTSATISSINNLGIQPLEIIVISLIATFLEQISPWGIDNITVPIGVTCVGIWLVGT; encoded by the coding sequence TTGCCAATTCAAATAGCTATTTTTGTTATTGCCTTATGGATAATAACAATTTTAGTAATTGCATTTTTATGTAAACGATTTTTTCCTAAAAAAGAGGAGTTAAGTAGAAAAATTATTCATATTGGTACTGGACCAGTAATTCTATTAGCTTGGTTATTTGATATTCCAAAAAATATAGCTTTTTTTTCTGCATTTTTGGTCACTATAGCCTTAGGTATTAATTATCAATATCGTTTATTACCTGCTATTGAGGATATTGAGAGAAAGAGTTTTGGAACAATTGCATATGGTATCAGCATCACACTTTTACTTTTATTCTTCTGGCCTAACTATTCAGCATCTATTTCGATAGGAGTCCTATCAATGGCTTTTGGTGATGGATTGGCAGGCTTAATTGGAAGATCAATTAATTCTCCAAATTGGACAGTGCTTGGTCAAACAAAATCAATAGCAGGAACATTAACAATGGGATCAATAGTAGCTATGACATCTGCAACAATCTCATCAATAAATAATCTCGGAATACAGCCTTTAGAAATTATAGTCATATCTTTAATAGCCACTTTTTTAGAACAAATAAGTCCTTGGGGCATAGACAATATAACTGTTCCTATTGGAGTAACCTGTGTAGGAATATGGCTTGTTGGAACATAA
- a CDS encoding ClC family H(+)/Cl(-) exchange transporter, producing MIKSQNSVQKKSTQSIKKLLQKKWLNVILALILTGLGAALTGILFKTGIHALEQYRSNLLGYMPRWIVLPILGTLGGLIAGSLIQNFAPAAKGAGVSHIIAFLRHKPVPMGLRVGIVKLFAGIIAIGSGFPLGPEGPAVQMGGSVAWKMAKWLKAPISFRRVIVAAGGGAGIAAIFSAPIGGFIYAIEELLNSARPVVLLLVVVTTFWADSCADILQAIGLDQKAGGFVNNLGFQLERAYTPVIKFFPIDFLYLIALGILLGFLAEMYCQYVLRMQVLGNKWFKHKTIQRMSLSGLLLGSVYSIIPENLHNIEGLQKIIVNESSSFTLAISIFLILFFASGLAAASGAPGGLFYPMLTLGGAIGLASGIGVETLTGHVPTTYIFAGMGGFVAGCSRTPLTAMFLAFALTKNLLILKPLLITCITSFLTARIFNEHSIYERQITIEEGELI from the coding sequence ATGATCAAAAGTCAAAATTCCGTTCAAAAGAAATCAACTCAAAGTATAAAAAAACTTCTTCAGAAGAAATGGCTAAATGTAATTCTTGCTCTAATCCTTACAGGATTAGGAGCAGCATTAACGGGAATATTATTCAAAACTGGAATTCATGCATTAGAACAATATCGATCAAATCTTCTTGGATATATGCCTAGATGGATAGTTTTACCAATCCTAGGAACATTAGGAGGATTAATTGCTGGATCACTCATTCAAAATTTTGCTCCTGCGGCAAAAGGAGCAGGAGTAAGTCACATCATTGCATTTCTTCGCCATAAGCCAGTTCCTATGGGATTAAGAGTTGGAATCGTCAAACTATTTGCTGGAATAATTGCTATTGGCAGTGGATTCCCACTAGGGCCAGAAGGTCCAGCAGTACAAATGGGAGGATCTGTTGCCTGGAAAATGGCTAAATGGCTAAAAGCCCCTATTTCATTTCGCAGAGTCATAGTTGCAGCAGGAGGAGGAGCTGGAATTGCAGCCATTTTCAGTGCACCTATTGGAGGATTTATCTATGCAATTGAGGAACTTTTAAATTCAGCCAGACCCGTCGTCCTTTTACTAGTAGTAGTAACAACATTCTGGGCAGATAGCTGTGCTGATATTTTGCAAGCGATTGGACTAGATCAAAAAGCTGGTGGATTTGTTAATAATTTAGGTTTTCAATTAGAAAGAGCATATACACCCGTAATCAAATTCTTTCCAATAGATTTTTTATACCTAATAGCTTTAGGAATCTTACTTGGATTCTTAGCAGAAATGTATTGCCAATACGTTTTAAGAATGCAAGTCTTAGGAAACAAATGGTTTAAACATAAAACTATTCAAAGAATGAGTTTATCTGGGTTATTACTTGGTTCAGTGTACTCAATAATTCCAGAAAACCTACACAATATTGAAGGATTACAAAAAATTATTGTTAATGAAAGTAGTAGTTTTACTCTCGCAATCAGTATATTTTTAATTTTATTTTTTGCTTCTGGTTTGGCAGCTGCCTCAGGAGCACCAGGTGGTTTATTTTATCCAATGCTCACCCTAGGAGGAGCGATAGGTTTAGCCAGCGGTATAGGAGTAGAAACATTGACCGGCCATGTGCCAACAACCTATATTTTTGCAGGAATGGGCGGATTCGTAGCTGGATGCTCAAGAACGCCCTTAACAGCAATGTTTTTAGCCTTCGCATTAACTAAAAATCTTTTAATACTGAAGCCACTATTGATTACATGCATTACTAGCTTTTTAACTGCCAGAATATTTAATGAACATTCAATTTATGAAAGACAAATTACAATTGAAGAAGGTGAGTTAATATAA
- a CDS encoding RpoD/SigA family RNA polymerase sigma factor, with the protein MGIPLESAKDITAVSAEISNAASTTEKLSTSTVSSQKSRGSRRQSNRLATDAIGFYLTSIGRVPLLTPAEEIELAHHVQQMKDLLNLPKEERTPRQKHKIKMGKRARDRMMAANLRLVVSVAKKYQNQGLELLDLVQEGAIGLERAVDKFDPAMGYKFSTYAYWWIRQGMTRAIDNSARTIRLPIHISEKLSKMRRISRELSHRFGRQPNRLELANAMGIEPQDLEDLVSQSAPCASLDAHARGEEDRSTLGELIPDPNYDEPMEGMDRSIQKEHLGGWLSQLNEREQKIMRLRFGLDGEEPLTLAEIGRQINVSRERVRQLEAKAILKLRVMTTHQNAA; encoded by the coding sequence ATGGGGATCCCGCTGGAATCTGCCAAAGACATTACTGCTGTTTCAGCAGAAATATCTAATGCGGCAAGTACAACTGAAAAACTATCTACATCAACTGTAAGTAGTCAAAAATCTCGAGGTTCACGAAGGCAAAGTAATCGTTTAGCCACTGATGCAATAGGTTTTTATCTAACAAGTATTGGACGAGTTCCTCTTTTAACTCCTGCAGAAGAAATTGAGCTTGCTCATCACGTTCAACAAATGAAAGATTTGTTGAATCTTCCAAAAGAAGAAAGAACTCCACGTCAAAAGCATAAAATAAAAATGGGTAAGCGAGCCAGAGATCGTATGATGGCTGCAAATCTAAGACTTGTTGTAAGCGTTGCAAAAAAATATCAAAACCAAGGTCTTGAATTACTAGATTTAGTTCAAGAAGGTGCAATTGGCCTTGAAAGAGCTGTTGATAAATTTGATCCTGCAATGGGTTATAAATTTTCAACCTATGCATACTGGTGGATACGACAAGGTATGACGCGTGCAATTGATAACAGTGCTAGAACTATTCGCCTGCCGATACATATCAGCGAAAAACTCTCAAAAATGCGCCGTATCTCACGGGAATTATCACATCGATTTGGCAGGCAGCCAAATCGACTAGAGCTTGCCAATGCGATGGGAATTGAACCTCAAGATCTGGAAGATCTTGTATCGCAAAGTGCGCCATGTGCTTCTCTTGATGCTCACGCAAGAGGCGAAGAAGATCGTAGTACTTTAGGAGAATTAATTCCAGACCCAAATTATGATGAGCCTATGGAAGGAATGGATAGAAGTATTCAAAAAGAACACCTCGGTGGATGGTTATCTCAATTAAATGAGAGAGAGCAAAAAATTATGAGGCTGCGATTTGGCCTGGACGGAGAAGAACCACTGACTCTTGCTGAAATTGGTAGACAAATAAATGTGTCGAGAGAGCGTGTAAGACAACTTGAAGCAAAAGCAATTTTAAAATTAAGGGTTATGACTACTCATCAAAACGCTGCATAA
- a CDS encoding NAD(P)/FAD-dependent oxidoreductase, giving the protein MNNLKAKKNPIEISVIGSGIAGITTAFHLGQKGYKVNLIDPKVNSEINNINPLNGSQAALGVLMGNSYKRTKGRAFFLRKKSMELWKDWLIQLDYSRSSIALEKPLIKLASSAKEYQSMIEISKNKKEYGIELLDEISLEFWSSIFEKQLIGGLISHEDGRLNPIKLIRLIMSSLDNMKVNKIERNVIRIKNNKLSNKNWQVYFENNEYMNQDYIVICSALNTEKLLKPLGHEIHLEPILGQVFELELKDLTTNWYQWPAILNYQSINFIHHDPNHILMGATIENGTEPNLKYKQEMLDMNKDAPKWIRKARISHQWSGIRARPRNEPAPLLKELEPGLLINTGHYRNGILLAPSCAEWIGLKINRC; this is encoded by the coding sequence ATGAATAACCTAAAAGCAAAAAAAAATCCAATTGAAATCTCAGTAATTGGAAGCGGGATAGCAGGAATCACAACTGCCTTTCATCTAGGACAAAAAGGTTATAAAGTGAATTTAATCGATCCGAAAGTCAACTCAGAAATAAATAATATTAATCCACTAAATGGAAGCCAAGCTGCCTTGGGAGTGCTGATGGGAAATAGTTATAAAAGAACAAAAGGAAGAGCTTTTTTCCTACGAAAAAAAAGTATGGAGTTATGGAAAGATTGGCTTATTCAACTAGATTACTCCAGATCGAGTATCGCATTAGAGAAACCTTTGATTAAATTAGCGAGTTCAGCAAAAGAATATCAATCTATGATTGAAATAAGTAAAAATAAAAAAGAATATGGAATAGAACTTTTAGATGAAATCTCATTAGAGTTCTGGAGTTCAATCTTTGAAAAACAATTAATTGGTGGATTAATTTCTCATGAAGATGGTCGGTTAAATCCAATAAAATTAATAAGATTAATAATGAGCAGTCTTGATAATATGAAAGTTAATAAAATTGAAAGAAATGTTATCAGAATTAAAAATAATAAATTATCCAACAAAAACTGGCAAGTATATTTTGAAAATAATGAATATATGAATCAAGATTACATCGTTATTTGTTCTGCATTAAATACTGAAAAGTTATTAAAGCCATTAGGACATGAAATACATTTAGAGCCAATATTAGGACAAGTTTTTGAATTAGAATTAAAGGATCTAACAACTAATTGGTATCAATGGCCTGCGATATTAAATTATCAATCTATAAATTTTATACACCATGATCCTAATCATATCCTAATGGGAGCAACTATAGAAAATGGCACTGAACCAAATTTAAAATATAAGCAAGAAATGTTGGATATGAACAAGGACGCCCCAAAGTGGATAAGAAAAGCAAGAATTAGCCATCAGTGGAGTGGTATAAGAGCAAGACCAAGAAACGAACCTGCTCCATTATTAAAAGAATTAGAACCTGGATTGTTAATTAATACAGGTCACTATAGAAATGGTATTTTGTTAGCTCCTTCTTGCGCTGAATGGATTGGACTTAAAATTAACAGATGTTAA
- a CDS encoding 3-deoxy-7-phosphoheptulonate synthase, producing MSTSSYFSMVDSTSDLHVVETRPLMSPALIHRDLPLDKAASEVVSTTRQKIQSILHGIDQRILVIVGPCSVHDVDAAIEYANRLAPLRAKYSQQLEIVMRVYFEKPRTTVGWKGLINDPHLDNSYDINTGLRKARGLLLDLATQGMPAATELLDPVVPQYIADLISWTAIGARTTESQTHREMASGLSMPVGYKNGTDGTATIAINAMQAASKPHHFLGINNDGHASIVSTTGNPDGHLVLRGGNNGTNYHLDAVTLIADELAQSKMAERVMIDCSHGNSNKDFRRQSEVLRDVASQLKGGSKNIMGVMIESHLVEGNQKLNSDLSKLTYGQSVTDACINFSTTEVLLEELAESVK from the coding sequence ATGTCCACCTCATCATATTTTTCAATGGTGGATAGCACCTCTGACCTTCATGTGGTCGAGACACGTCCATTAATGTCACCAGCATTAATTCACAGAGATTTGCCATTAGATAAGGCAGCATCTGAAGTTGTCTCTACAACTAGACAAAAGATTCAATCAATTCTTCACGGTATTGATCAAAGAATTTTGGTGATTGTTGGACCATGTTCAGTTCATGATGTTGATGCTGCCATTGAATATGCAAATCGCTTAGCCCCATTGAGAGCAAAATATTCACAACAGCTAGAAATTGTTATGCGTGTTTATTTTGAGAAACCACGCACTACTGTTGGGTGGAAAGGACTTATCAATGACCCTCATCTTGATAATTCTTATGATATTAATACTGGCTTAAGAAAAGCAAGAGGTCTATTACTTGATTTAGCGACTCAAGGAATGCCCGCAGCAACTGAGTTACTTGATCCAGTTGTTCCTCAATATATTGCTGATTTAATTAGTTGGACTGCTATTGGAGCAAGAACAACAGAAAGTCAGACTCATCGTGAGATGGCTTCAGGATTATCAATGCCAGTTGGTTATAAAAATGGTACTGATGGAACTGCAACGATTGCTATTAATGCCATGCAAGCGGCTTCAAAACCCCATCATTTTTTAGGAATTAATAATGATGGTCATGCTTCAATCGTTAGTACTACAGGCAATCCAGATGGTCATCTTGTTCTAAGAGGTGGTAATAATGGAACTAATTATCATCTTGATGCAGTTACTTTAATTGCAGATGAATTAGCACAATCTAAAATGGCTGAAAGAGTGATGATTGATTGTAGTCATGGCAATTCAAATAAAGATTTCCGTAGACAATCAGAAGTTTTACGTGATGTAGCATCTCAATTAAAAGGTGGATCAAAGAATATAATGGGGGTAATGATTGAAAGTCATCTTGTAGAGGGCAATCAGAAATTAAATTCGGATTTATCAAAACTTACGTACGGGCAAAGTGTTACAGATGCATGCATTAACTTTTCTACAACTGAGGTTTTATTGGAGGAATTAGCTGAATCAGTGAAATAA
- the acnB gene encoding bifunctional aconitate hydratase 2/2-methylisocitrate dehydratase, whose translation MLKNYLSHAAERQALGIPPLPLDAKQTQALTKLLEKPDKEIDQNFLLDLLINRIPPGVDQASYVKATWLSSLAQEESKSPLVSPLKATELLGTMIGGYNVAALIEILKSNNKELAASASKALSNTLLVYDALNDIFELAKNNIYAEKVINSWSNGEWFTNKQSLAKEITVIVFKVEGETNTDDLSPATHATTRPDIPLHALAMLETRDPNGLSTIEKLKKKGHSIAYVGDVVGTGSSRKSAINSVLWHTGEDIPFVPNKRGSGVIIGGKIAPIFFNTAEDSGALPIECDVSKLKTGDVITIFPYKGEIRRSKHENNGGELLSKFDLQPQTITDEVRAGGRIPLMIGRALTDKVRAKLKLPSSTLFIRPGQPALSNHGFTQAQKMVGKACGLEGVLPGTSCEPIMTTVGSQDTTGPMTRDEMKELACLGFSADLVMQSFCHTAAYPKPVDIKTQKELPDFFAERGGIALKPGDGIIHSWLNRMLLPDTVGTGGDSHTRFPLGISFPGGSGVVAFAAAIGSMPLDMPESVLVRFKGSLQTGVTLRDVVNAIPWMAIQQGLLTVAKANKINVFNGKILEIEGLPNLKLEQAFELTDASAERSCAGCTIQLSESTISEYLKSNIVLLKNMIARGYKDARTISRRIKEMEDWLKKPDLLSADQNAQYSEIIEINLNELKEPVLACPNDPDNVKLLSKVAGTPIQEVFIGSCMTNIGHYRAAAKILEGEGKISARLWVCPPTRMDEEILKKEGYYEIFEKAGSRMEMPGCSLCMGNQARVKDNSTVFSTSTRNFNNRLGKGAQVFLGSAELAAVCALLGHIPTPDEYLAIASKKVSPLTKEIYRYLNFNEIPNFIEDGRVITKEEEASILKT comes from the coding sequence ATGCTAAAAAACTACTTATCACATGCTGCAGAAAGACAAGCTTTAGGAATTCCTCCGCTTCCTTTAGATGCAAAACAGACTCAAGCCTTAACAAAGTTATTAGAAAAGCCAGATAAAGAAATCGATCAAAACTTCTTACTAGATCTTCTTATCAATCGAATTCCTCCTGGAGTTGATCAAGCCTCTTATGTCAAAGCCACTTGGCTTAGCTCACTTGCTCAAGAAGAATCGAAAAGTCCATTAGTAAGTCCTTTAAAAGCAACTGAACTATTGGGTACAATGATTGGGGGCTATAATGTAGCAGCATTAATTGAAATACTAAAATCTAATAATAAAGAATTAGCAGCCTCAGCATCTAAAGCATTAAGTAATACTCTTTTAGTTTATGATGCATTAAACGATATTTTTGAATTAGCAAAAAACAATATTTATGCAGAAAAAGTTATAAATAGCTGGTCTAATGGAGAATGGTTCACTAATAAACAATCTTTAGCTAAAGAAATAACAGTAATAGTATTTAAAGTTGAAGGAGAAACAAATACAGATGACCTCTCTCCCGCCACTCATGCCACAACAAGACCGGATATTCCTTTACATGCTCTAGCTATGCTAGAAACTCGAGATCCAAATGGTTTAAGCACTATTGAAAAATTAAAAAAGAAAGGACATTCGATTGCATATGTTGGTGATGTAGTTGGAACAGGAAGCTCTCGAAAATCAGCAATAAACTCTGTCCTTTGGCATACAGGAGAAGACATACCCTTCGTTCCAAATAAAAGAGGGAGTGGAGTAATAATAGGAGGTAAAATTGCGCCTATTTTCTTTAATACCGCTGAAGATTCAGGTGCACTTCCAATTGAATGTGATGTAAGCAAGCTCAAAACAGGAGATGTGATAACTATTTTTCCTTACAAAGGAGAAATTAGAAGAAGTAAACATGAAAACAACGGTGGGGAACTTCTATCAAAATTTGACTTACAACCACAAACTATTACTGATGAAGTAAGAGCCGGCGGGCGCATTCCTTTAATGATTGGAAGAGCTTTAACAGACAAAGTTAGAGCAAAATTAAAACTTCCTTCATCTACTCTTTTTATTCGTCCTGGTCAGCCAGCTTTATCAAATCATGGGTTTACTCAAGCTCAAAAAATGGTGGGAAAAGCTTGCGGTTTAGAAGGCGTACTCCCTGGGACAAGTTGTGAGCCAATAATGACAACAGTTGGTAGTCAAGATACTACTGGTCCGATGACTAGAGATGAAATGAAAGAATTAGCCTGTTTAGGATTTTCTGCTGATTTAGTTATGCAGAGTTTCTGTCATACGGCGGCATATCCCAAACCCGTTGATATCAAAACTCAAAAAGAACTCCCTGATTTTTTTGCTGAAAGAGGAGGAATAGCATTAAAACCTGGTGATGGAATTATTCACAGTTGGCTAAATAGAATGCTTTTACCAGACACAGTCGGGACAGGTGGCGATAGTCACACTCGATTCCCATTGGGCATCTCATTCCCAGGTGGTTCAGGAGTTGTGGCATTTGCTGCAGCAATTGGTTCTATGCCTTTAGACATGCCTGAGTCAGTTCTTGTACGTTTTAAAGGGTCTTTACAAACTGGTGTCACTTTAAGAGATGTAGTTAATGCCATTCCATGGATGGCAATACAACAAGGTCTTCTGACAGTCGCGAAAGCAAACAAAATTAATGTGTTTAATGGAAAAATTTTAGAAATTGAAGGTCTACCAAACCTAAAATTAGAGCAAGCCTTTGAATTGACTGATGCAAGCGCAGAAAGATCTTGCGCTGGATGCACTATTCAACTCTCTGAATCAACAATCAGTGAATATTTAAAAAGCAATATTGTTTTACTTAAAAATATGATTGCTAGAGGGTATAAAGACGCAAGAACAATAAGTAGAAGAATTAAAGAAATGGAAGATTGGTTAAAAAAACCAGATTTACTATCAGCCGACCAAAATGCTCAATATTCAGAAATCATCGAAATAAACTTGAATGAACTCAAAGAACCTGTTTTAGCTTGTCCTAATGATCCTGATAACGTCAAACTTTTAAGCAAAGTCGCAGGCACTCCTATCCAAGAAGTTTTTATTGGTTCGTGTATGACTAATATTGGACATTATCGAGCTGCTGCAAAAATTCTCGAAGGAGAAGGGAAGATATCAGCGCGATTATGGGTATGTCCACCAACACGAATGGACGAGGAGATTTTGAAGAAAGAAGGGTACTACGAGATCTTTGAAAAAGCTGGTAGCCGAATGGAAATGCCTGGTTGTTCTCTATGCATGGGCAATCAAGCTCGTGTAAAAGATAATTCAACTGTTTTCTCAACCAGTACAAGAAATTTCAACAACAGATTAGGGAAAGGAGCTCAAGTGTTCTTAGGAAGTGCAGAACTGGCTGCTGTTTGCGCTTTGTTGGGTCATATCCCTACCCCTGATGAATATCTTGCAATAGCTTCCAAAAAAGTTTCCCCTTTGACTAAAGAAATATACAGATACTTAAACTTTAATGAAATACCAAACTTTATCGAAGATGGCCGTGTAATAACCAAAGAAGAAGAAGCCTCTATTTTAAAAACCTAA